One Bradyrhizobium sp. CCGB12 genomic window carries:
- a CDS encoding LysR family transcriptional regulator encodes MDRFTSLEVFSRVVETGGFSAAARKLNTSTTMVSNHVQALEDRLGVRLLNRTTRKVSLTEIGRAYYERATQILADLEQADDIASELQSVPRGTLRVHVATHMVPFVAPVVAQLLSTYPELRIDLRMGEADVDLIEEGYDVALRMTAPPDSSLIVRSLATWRHVLCCSHDYLERHGRVQKLDELTAHNCARHLNYPFGDEWRFFDRKGAPASVRISGRFVTNSGEALRAAALDGAAVCLMAGFLAQGDLEAGHLVRLLPEYRPVEMSMNAVYPHRHHLSAKVRTFIDMLVHHSAELQKLINPYS; translated from the coding sequence TTGGACCGCTTTACCAGCCTCGAAGTCTTCAGCCGGGTGGTCGAGACCGGCGGCTTCTCCGCGGCTGCTCGCAAGCTCAACACGTCGACCACCATGGTGAGCAACCACGTTCAGGCGCTGGAGGACCGCCTCGGCGTGCGGCTGCTCAATCGCACCACGCGCAAGGTCAGCCTCACCGAGATCGGCAGGGCCTATTACGAGCGCGCCACGCAGATCCTCGCCGATCTCGAACAGGCCGACGACATCGCGAGCGAATTGCAGTCGGTGCCCCGCGGTACGCTGCGCGTCCACGTCGCCACGCATATGGTGCCGTTCGTCGCGCCGGTGGTGGCGCAGCTCCTGTCGACTTATCCGGAGCTCAGGATCGATCTGCGCATGGGGGAGGCCGACGTCGACCTCATCGAGGAAGGCTATGACGTCGCCCTGCGTATGACCGCGCCGCCGGATTCGAGCCTGATCGTCCGCAGCCTCGCCACCTGGCGGCACGTGCTGTGCTGTTCGCACGATTATCTCGAGAGACATGGTCGTGTTCAGAAGCTCGACGAACTCACCGCGCACAATTGCGCGCGTCACCTAAACTACCCTTTTGGCGACGAATGGCGCTTCTTCGACCGCAAGGGTGCTCCGGCCTCGGTGCGCATCTCCGGCCGCTTCGTCACCAACAGCGGGGAGGCGCTGCGGGCTGCGGCGCTGGACGGGGCGGCCGTCTGCCTGATGGCCGGATTTCTCGCCCAGGGCGATCTCGAAGCAGGCCACCTCGTTCGGCTCCTGCCGGAATATCGCCCGGTCGAGATGTCGATGAACGCGGTCTATCCGCACCGCCACCATCTGTCGGCGAAGGTCAGAACCTTCATCGACATGCTCGTGCACCACAGCGCCGAGCTGCAGAAGCTGATCAATCCTTATTCTTGA
- a CDS encoding HlyD family secretion protein translates to MSNASYVTETNEQTGLRPSRQAIRRAAIGLALALGVAVAGHYGYDYLTTGRYLESTDDAYVKADSTIIAPKVSGYIAKVLVGDNEKVKAGQPLAKIDDRDFKAALDQARADVAAGEASVRNIDAQLELQQPIIAQSTADVAAADANLKFAQEERARYDDLMKSGSGTIQRAQQTDAALRASSAQLQHAKSGLLAAQRKVDVLTTQRAQATAQLERARAVAQQAALNLSYTEITAPVDGTVGARSLRVGQYVQAGTQLMAVVPLDAVYVVANFKETQLTHMRPGQPVELRVDSFRNQTLRGHVDSLSPASGLEFALLPPDNATGNFTKIVQRVPVKIVLDDHELTGLLRPGMSAVPTVDTKQTVLAERKATRHLADNTSRPNGG, encoded by the coding sequence ATGTCGAACGCCTCTTATGTCACTGAAACCAATGAACAAACTGGGCTTCGCCCGTCCCGCCAAGCGATCAGGCGCGCAGCCATTGGCCTGGCACTGGCGCTCGGCGTCGCAGTCGCCGGCCACTACGGCTATGACTATTTGACGACCGGCCGCTACCTCGAATCCACCGACGATGCCTATGTGAAGGCCGATTCCACGATCATCGCGCCCAAGGTCTCCGGCTACATCGCGAAGGTGCTGGTCGGCGACAACGAGAAGGTCAAGGCGGGCCAGCCGCTGGCCAAGATCGACGATCGTGACTTCAAGGCAGCACTCGACCAGGCCCGCGCCGATGTCGCCGCCGGAGAAGCTTCGGTGCGCAACATCGATGCGCAGCTCGAATTGCAGCAGCCGATCATCGCGCAGAGCACCGCCGACGTGGCCGCGGCGGACGCCAATCTGAAATTCGCGCAAGAGGAACGCGCCCGCTACGACGACCTCATGAAGTCGGGCTCCGGCACGATCCAGCGCGCGCAGCAGACCGACGCGGCGCTGCGCGCCAGCTCCGCGCAATTGCAGCACGCGAAATCCGGCCTCTTGGCGGCGCAGCGCAAGGTCGACGTGCTCACCACCCAGCGCGCCCAGGCGACGGCCCAGCTCGAACGCGCCCGCGCGGTGGCGCAGCAGGCCGCGCTGAACCTGTCCTATACCGAGATCACCGCGCCGGTCGACGGCACGGTTGGCGCGCGTTCGCTGCGCGTCGGCCAGTACGTGCAGGCCGGCACCCAGCTGATGGCCGTGGTGCCGCTCGATGCGGTCTATGTCGTTGCGAACTTCAAGGAGACTCAACTCACGCATATGCGGCCGGGCCAGCCGGTCGAGCTGCGCGTGGACAGTTTTCGCAACCAGACCCTGCGCGGCCATGTCGACAGCCTGTCGCCGGCGAGCGGGCTCGAATTCGCCCTGCTGCCGCCGGACAACGCCACCGGTAACTTCACCAAGATCGTGCAGCGCGTGCCGGTGAAGATCGTGCTCGACGATCATGAGCTCACCGGCCTGTTGCGGCCGGGCATGTCGGCGGTGCCGACCGTCGACACCAAGCAGACCGTGCTGGCCGAACGCAAGGCGACCAGGCATCTCGCCGACAACACATCCCGTCCGAACGGCGGCTAA